The proteins below are encoded in one region of Lepisosteus oculatus isolate fLepOcu1 chromosome 10, fLepOcu1.hap2, whole genome shotgun sequence:
- the LOC102692492 gene encoding C-C chemokine receptor type 4-like, which yields MTETESYEDYYDLDNSTSPCTNDNIKSFSPWFIPTLYTLVFITGLIGNGLVVCVLIKFKKLKSMTDVYLLNLAISDLIFVFSLPFWSHYAANNNWAFGEFMCKTITGFYLIGFYSGIFFIMILSIDRYLAIVCAISATKLRSVTYGLLMSVVTWAISVFASVPTLVFSQVKNESTGFTCKTEFSENEKTKWQLVINFEINILGLLIPLCVIFFCYLRILQILKKCRNCKKEKAIRLIFTVVTVFVLFWTPYNIVIFLKSLEVGGYINDYIDKCLLSIHIDFALHCTETLAFVHCCLNPVIYAFAGQEFRKLVKKRMFPWWNCIICKECKTHRFEWSETGNTTYKKSSGESYI from the coding sequence ATGACAGAAACTGAATCGTACGAAGATTATTATGATCTTGATAATTCCACCAGTCCGTGCACCAACGACAATATTAAATCTTTTTCACCATGGTTTATTCCAACACTTTACACCTTGGTTTTCATAACTGGATTGATTGGAAATGGCCTGGTTGTCTGTGTCCTGATCAAAttcaaaaagttaaaaagcaTGACTGATGTTTACCTCCTGAACTTGGCCATATCGGACTTAATCTTTGTCTTTTCTCTGCCTTTCTGGTCTCACTATGCAGCCAACAACAACTGGGCTTTTGGAGAATTCATGTGCAAAACAATCACAGGGTTTTATCTGATTGGCTTCTACAGTGGCATCTTCTTCATCATGATTCTGAGTATAGATCGCTATCTGGCAATAGTATGTGCTATTTCTGCTACAAAGCTCAGATCTGTTACCTACGGTTTACTTATGAGTGTGGTAACATGGGCTATCAGTGTTTTTGCTTCAGTTCCTACACTAGTATTCAGCCAAGTGAAAAATGAGTCGACTGGATTCACTTGTAAAACTGAGTTTTCTGAAAATGAGAAGACAAAGTGGCAGCTGGTCAtaaattttgaaataaatattttaggtCTTCTTATTCCTCTCTGTGtcatatttttttgttatttaagaatccttcaaattttaaaaaagtgcagGAATTGCAAAAAGGAAAAAGCAATCAGGCTCATTTTTACTGTCGTTACtgtatttgtcttgttttggacaccatacaatattgtaattttCTTAAAATCTTTGGAGGTAGGTGGATATATCAATGACTACATAGATAAATGTTTACTCTCCATTCACATAGACTTTGCACTGCACTGTACAGAAACTTTAGCATTTGTCCATTGCTGTCTGAATCCAGTGATCTATGCGTTTGCTGGACAAGAGTTCAGGAAGTTAGTTAAAAAACGTATGTTTCCATGGTGGAATTGTATTATTTGCAAAGAATGCAAAACACATCGGTTTGAATGGTCAGAGACTGGCAATACAACCTATAAGAAGTCAAGTGGAGAGTCTTATATCTAG